One Spinacia oleracea cultivar Varoflay chromosome 4, BTI_SOV_V1, whole genome shotgun sequence DNA segment encodes these proteins:
- the LOC110805119 gene encoding wall-associated receptor kinase-like 1, whose protein sequence is MFYNYLFQIILVALFLWVHPFPTAASTPPTTADPPIAKPGCQDICGNVSIPYPFGIGNNCYHTPPYAVTCNTSLLPPKLFLSKFDLEVAHITLNRQDSVALYPHTIVVKTQLQKTCNNNTQDVNINSSIDLSGTPYLFSGDFNSLIVGGCGSSTLLLDRSDTILGGCATACDKVHMVTNKCTGRGCCSIDLKTSLEFYRVNISSYGEGVNDCTNTMLINRTVIENEVVNPSLSEFAVVPTVLEWASNNITADSDKLNRNCYPVASPPENYVCYCNYGYYGNPYLPSGCQVPRECKGCKQGCFKEGSQYRCIRSNHGPKTRLIILLVLVGSIVGLMLCTGNISCIYLCIKKRRHIKMKEKFFQQNGGFLLKQQLSLNQGYNESMKIFTTHELREATNNYSKHNILGRGGFGTVYKGILPDNQVVAIKKSMVSDQSQVEQFINEVIILTQIKHRNVVKLLGCCLETEVPLLVYEFVSNGNLFEHIHNDGARWLSWGNCLRISTESANAIAYLHSAASMPIIHRDIKSSNILLDSNFTAKIADFGVSRLVSIDQTQVTTLVQGTFGYLDPEYFLTSHLSEKSDVYSFGVVLVELLTKRKPISWETGLEDRNLAMHFISSVKNNQFFDILEPQLLKEASQEQLVTIAELVEKCLSVKGEDRPSMKDVARELEGLMRKVKDSRSDQHNEGEHVLLSESRHPSFQPFEDQNISRQLNFEKDLIIEMSSPR, encoded by the exons ATGTTTTACAACTACTTGTTCCAGATCATCTTAGTAGCTCTGTTTTTATGGGTACACCCATTTCCAACGGCGGCATCTACACCACCGACGACGGCTGATCCTCCCATTGCAAAACCTGGTtgtcaagatatctgcgggaacGTGAGCATTCCGTACCCATTTGGAATTGGGAACAATTGCTACCACACCCCACCCTACGCGGTTACTTGTAATACCTCTTTGCTCCCTCCAAAGCTTTTTCTGAGTAAATTTGATCTTGAAGTAGCACATATAACTCTAAATAGACAAGACAGTGTTGCTCTGTATCCACACACCATAGTAGTGAAAACCCAGTTGCAGAAAACCTGCAACAACAACACCCAAGATGTGAACATAAACAGCAGCATCGACCTTAGTGGGACCCCTTACTTATTCTCAGGGGATTTCAATTCCCTTATTGTGGGGGGTTGTGGGAGTAGCACACTGTTGTTGGATAGAAGTGATACAATCTTAGGAGGGTGTGCAACAGCTTGTGATAAGGTTCATATGGTAACGAACAAATGTACTGGTCGTGGGTGTTGCAGTATTGATCTTAAAACTTCACTGGAATTCTACCGTGTAAACATTTCCAGTTATGGTGAAGGTGTCAATGATTGCACCAACACTATGTTGATTAATAGGACCGTGATTGAAAACGAGGTGGTCAATCCAAGTCTGTCAGAGTTTGCAGTAGTCCCGACTGTTCTGGAATGGGCGTCCAATAACATAACAGCGGATTCTGATAAACTCAACAGGAATTGCTATCCTGTTGCAAGTCCTCCAGAGAATTATGTTTGTTACTGCAATTATGGGTATTATGGGAATCCTTATCTTCCTTCTGGATGTCAAG TCCCAAGAGAATGCAAGGGATGCAAACAAGGGTGCTTCAAAGAAGGAAGCCAGTATCGTTGTATCCGCAGCAACCATGGTCCTAAAACACGGCTGATCATTTTGCTTGTTCTTGTTG GTTCTATAGTTGGCTTGATGCTGTGTACTGGAAACATAAGCTGTATATACCTTTGTATTAAGAAAAGGAGGCATATCAAGATGAAGGAGAAGTTCTTTCAGCAAAATGGAGGTTTTTTGTTGAAACAACAGCTATCTTTGAATCAAGGCTACAACGAATCAATGAAAATATTTACTACTCATGAGCTGAGGGAAGCCACCAACAATTACAGCAAGCATAACATTCTAGGACGAGGTGGTTTTGGTACGGTCTATAAGGGAATTTTACCCGATAACCAAGTAGTTGCAATTAAAAAATCCATGGTTAGTGACCAGAGTCAAGTTGAGCAATTCATCAACGAGGTAATCATTTTAACCCAGATTAAGCACCGAAATGTGGTGAAACTCTTAGGATGTTGCTTGGAAACTGAAGTGCCCTTATTGGTTTATGAATTCGTCTCCAATGGAAATCTTTTCGAACACATACACAACGATGGTGCACGTTGGCTCTCTTGGGGTAACTGTCTGAGAATTTCAACAGAGTCTGCTAATGCAATTGCTTATCTGCACTCTGCAGCTTCAATGCCTATAATCCATAGAGATATTAAGTCATCCAACATTCTCTTGGATAGTAATTTCACTGCAAAAATAGCAGATTTTGGAGTTTCGAGACTAGTTTCCATTGATCAAACCCAAGTTACAACCCTAGTTCAAGGAACTTTCGGGTATCTTGATCCTGAATACTTTCTGACAAGTCATCTGTCTGAGAAGAGTGATGTGTACAGTTTTGGAGTCGTTCTTGTTGAACTATTAACAAAGAGAAAACCGATTTCATGGGAGACGGGACTTGAAGATAGAAACTTAGCTATGCATTTCATTAGTTCAGTAAAaaacaatcagttctttgataTTCTTGAGCCTCAACTCTTGAAGGAAGCATCTCAGGAACAGCTTGTTACTATTGCAGAACTTGTAGAGAAATGTCTAAGTGTAAAAGGAGAAGATCGGCCATCCATGAAGGATGTTGCAAGGGAGTTAGAAGGGTTAATGAGGAAGGTAAAGGACTCTCGGTCTGATCAACACAACGAAGGGGAACATGTCTTGTTAAGTGAATCCAGACACCCAAGTTTTCAGCCCTTTGAAGATCAGAATATATCTCGCCAGTTAAATTTTGAGAAGGATCTGATTATTGAGATGAGCTCTCCTCGTTAG